A genome region from Bradyrhizobium sp. WSM1417 includes the following:
- a CDS encoding outer membrane protein, translated as MMKRLLLATVGLVALCTAGTAMAADMAVKAPPPAPIIPIYNWTGFYIGGNGGWAQNHNCVDFLDAAGVAVASGCRDRSGGVIGGQLGYRWQASQWVFGLEAQGDWADLSNQRVSLFNPTLSTRAKTSAIGLFTGQIGYAWNASLFYVKGGAAVTDNRLSVLDTASGAELAAQSATRWGGVIGVGFEYGFTPNWSVGLEYDHLFMGHRNNSFTVADPRLAAFVNDRITQDVDMLTVRFNYRFGGANPVVARY; from the coding sequence ATGATGAAAAGACTTTTACTAGCAACCGTTGGTCTGGTGGCGCTGTGCACGGCGGGGACCGCCATGGCTGCCGATATGGCCGTAAAGGCGCCTCCACCGGCACCGATCATTCCGATCTACAATTGGACGGGGTTCTACATCGGCGGCAATGGTGGCTGGGCGCAGAACCACAACTGCGTGGATTTCCTTGACGCGGCTGGAGTCGCCGTCGCCTCTGGCTGCCGCGATCGTTCCGGTGGTGTTATCGGTGGCCAGCTCGGTTATCGCTGGCAGGCCAGCCAGTGGGTGTTTGGCCTGGAGGCTCAGGGCGATTGGGCGGATCTCAGTAACCAGCGCGTCAGCCTGTTCAATCCGACGCTCTCCACGCGCGCGAAAACGAGTGCCATCGGCCTCTTCACCGGCCAGATCGGCTACGCCTGGAATGCGTCACTGTTCTACGTGAAGGGCGGCGCTGCGGTAACAGACAATCGTCTCAGCGTGCTTGATACTGCGTCCGGCGCCGAACTCGCCGCGCAAAGTGCAACCCGTTGGGGTGGCGTCATTGGTGTTGGCTTCGAGTATGGCTTCACCCCGAATTGGTCGGTGGGGCTTGAATACGACCATCTGTTCATGGGGCACCGGAATAATTCGTTCACGGTCGCTGATCCGCGACTTGCTGCTTTCGTGAACGACCGGATCACCCAGGACGTGGATATGCTCACCGTGCGCTTTAACTACCGCTTCGGAGGGGCCAACCCGGTCGTCGCGAGGTACTGA
- a CDS encoding AI-2E family transporter gives MKTLRQVFSGDEIIQLLIRLGLLGLLLIWALLLVRPFVPILAWSVVLAAALNPVFRRLSDILGDRPKLAATILTLVNLAVVIGPATWLGMGAVDGITDLAAQVTAGELHVPSPPQSLKDWPVVGPQLFDLWDQATTNLRSLLRAVVPYLKPFAATLLGFAGNAGVGTVKFLLSVAVAGVLFPYGPQLVAAGRSFLSRVVPDQSEHFLDLAGATIRAVAQGVIGVAIIQALLAGIGFKLAGIASAGLLAFVVLLLSIVQIGGAIVILPVIIWIWTDKEFPIALLLTVFFVIVSVLDNILKPLVMGRGLTTPALVILIGVIGGTLFHGIIGLFIGPIILSVVWELTVAWIRTERAAPAKLAIER, from the coding sequence GTGAAAACACTCCGCCAGGTCTTCTCTGGAGACGAGATCATCCAGCTTCTCATCCGGCTGGGGTTGCTGGGGCTGTTGCTCATCTGGGCGCTCCTCCTGGTCCGCCCGTTCGTGCCCATATTGGCCTGGAGTGTCGTGCTCGCCGCTGCGCTGAATCCGGTGTTTCGGCGCCTCAGTGACATTCTCGGTGACCGACCGAAGCTTGCAGCGACGATCCTTACTCTCGTCAATCTTGCTGTGGTGATCGGGCCCGCGACCTGGCTGGGCATGGGCGCGGTCGACGGGATCACCGACCTTGCCGCCCAGGTGACGGCTGGCGAACTGCATGTGCCTTCGCCGCCGCAATCTCTCAAGGATTGGCCCGTCGTCGGCCCTCAGCTCTTCGATCTCTGGGACCAAGCGACGACCAATCTCCGGTCGCTCTTGCGCGCAGTGGTGCCCTACCTGAAGCCATTCGCGGCAACCTTGCTCGGATTTGCCGGTAATGCCGGGGTGGGAACCGTCAAGTTCCTGCTGTCGGTGGCGGTGGCCGGGGTGCTGTTTCCGTATGGACCTCAGCTCGTTGCTGCGGGGCGCAGCTTTCTGTCGCGCGTCGTGCCGGACCAGAGCGAGCACTTTCTCGACCTGGCGGGTGCCACGATCCGTGCGGTGGCCCAAGGCGTGATCGGCGTCGCTATCATCCAGGCATTGCTGGCGGGTATAGGCTTCAAGCTAGCCGGCATCGCCAGCGCGGGGCTGCTGGCATTTGTGGTGTTGTTGCTGTCGATCGTGCAGATCGGCGGGGCCATCGTGATCCTGCCGGTCATCATCTGGATCTGGACCGACAAGGAATTTCCGATCGCGCTCCTGCTGACGGTGTTTTTCGTGATCGTATCGGTGCTCGACAACATCCTGAAACCGCTTGTCATGGGCCGCGGCCTGACCACGCCAGCGCTCGTGATCCTGATCGGGGTGATCGGAGGAACTCTCTTCCATGGGATCATCGGCCTCTTCATCGGACCGATCATTCTGTCGGTGGTCTGGGAGCTGACGGTGGCCTGGATACGTACCGAACGGGCTGCGCCTGCCAAATTGGCGATCGAGCGTTGA
- a CDS encoding acetate/propionate family kinase: MDTILVINAGSSDLRFQIYSVEGEGRLRQRLKGRLDGIGRCPRLRASKAGGGPLANRAYPVEAVQDIAAAMDIAGAWLRDELHIHPIAVGHRVAHGAAEHDRPVLIDHEVLACLERLTALAPFDLPHNLAPIRSILVNFLALPQVACFDTAFHRTRAAAADDYVIPRQLYAEGVRRYGFHGLTYEYIAKALPRIAPEIAMKRVIVARLGSEASMCALSGGLSVESTMAFTALDGLPMDVRAGQIDPKVVGRGDMRQLEASKDASAKFAIDHFVYRIGLSAGMLAAALQGLDAFVFTAEVGDNSALLRSRVAEQLAWLGVKLDAKENALQSRLISSPASRIPVYIVPSDEDLMIARHTLALLLKGGSRVAS; encoded by the coding sequence ATGGATACCATCCTTGTCATCAATGCCGGCTCTTCTGATCTCCGATTCCAGATCTACTCTGTCGAAGGAGAAGGCAGGCTACGGCAGCGGCTCAAGGGGCGGTTGGACGGCATCGGGCGCTGTCCGCGTCTGCGGGCGAGCAAGGCTGGCGGCGGTCCGCTCGCCAATCGCGCTTACCCAGTCGAAGCAGTGCAGGATATTGCGGCCGCGATGGACATTGCCGGCGCCTGGTTGCGGGATGAGCTTCATATCCACCCCATTGCAGTCGGGCACCGCGTCGCGCACGGCGCTGCGGAGCATGATCGGCCGGTCCTCATCGATCACGAAGTCCTGGCGTGCCTGGAGCGGTTGACCGCGTTGGCGCCGTTTGACCTACCGCACAATCTGGCGCCTATCCGTTCGATCCTGGTGAATTTCCTGGCGCTCCCGCAGGTCGCCTGCTTCGACACCGCATTTCACCGAACGCGTGCCGCGGCCGCCGACGATTATGTCATTCCTCGTCAGCTCTATGCCGAGGGCGTGCGGCGCTACGGATTTCATGGTCTCACTTACGAATATATTGCGAAGGCCTTGCCTAGGATTGCGCCGGAAATCGCGATGAAACGGGTGATAGTCGCGCGTCTCGGGAGCGAGGCATCGATGTGCGCGCTCAGCGGTGGACTGAGCGTAGAAAGCACAATGGCCTTCACCGCGCTTGACGGATTGCCGATGGACGTGCGAGCGGGGCAAATCGATCCGAAAGTCGTGGGGCGCGGTGATATGCGTCAGCTCGAAGCAAGTAAGGACGCGAGCGCGAAGTTCGCCATCGATCATTTCGTTTACCGAATCGGTCTCAGCGCGGGCATGCTCGCAGCTGCGTTGCAGGGTCTTGACGCGTTCGTCTTCACGGCAGAGGTCGGCGACAACTCCGCATTGCTCCGTTCGCGCGTGGCGGAGCAGCTCGCATGGCTCGGTGTCAAGCTCGATGCGAAAGAGAACGCGCTGCAATCGCGGCTGATTTCGTCTCCAGCGAGCCGCATCCCAGTCTACATCGTGCCCTCCGACGAGGATCTCATGATCGCTAGGCACACGCTGGCGCTGCTGTTGAAGGGTGGCTCGAGGGTGGCAAGCTGA
- a CDS encoding potassium channel family protein has protein sequence MAVQFLLGTLISVINIMIHALVTVAAIDIARTAGLKHTARPRSHLMAVMVTTAVILMVAHTVEVLIWALAYATVGAAPPGSDLLYFTFVNYTTLGYGDITPAMGWRLTGPMTAMNGILMFGWSTAVLFEVLRKTVEHLAAIAAPKSSSGDRG, from the coding sequence ATGGCGGTCCAATTCCTGCTCGGTACCTTGATCAGCGTGATCAACATCATGATTCATGCGCTGGTGACCGTTGCGGCCATCGACATCGCTCGTACCGCCGGATTGAAGCACACGGCGCGGCCCCGGTCGCACCTGATGGCCGTGATGGTCACCACTGCTGTCATTTTGATGGTCGCGCACACCGTCGAGGTTCTGATTTGGGCGCTCGCCTATGCGACGGTCGGCGCGGCGCCTCCGGGGAGCGATCTGCTATATTTCACCTTCGTGAACTACACCACTCTGGGCTATGGGGACATCACGCCCGCGATGGGGTGGCGGCTGACGGGACCCATGACAGCGATGAACGGCATCCTGATGTTTGGTTGGTCGACCGCAGTTCTTTTCGAGGTGCTGCGCAAGACGGTTGAACATCTCGCTGCGATTGCGGCACCTAAGTCTAGTTCTGGAGATCGAGGCTAG
- a CDS encoding helix-turn-helix domain-containing protein has product MFVRTAADTSSRLHSLRELGLNTDSNPIISLNEFTYKKGSEVYGEKEPAEYVYQVKKGAVRSYKLLSDGRRQIGAFHLAGDIFGLENGSAHRFTTEAIVDTTVRLVRRQSLELVAQDDAVVARNLLSMTTTNLQHAEDHMLLLGRKTSLERVAAFLIEMDKRLTAAGIMALPMSRRDIADYLGLTLETVSRALSRLHELGILGFIGNTQRQIVLLDRLKLASLDLQN; this is encoded by the coding sequence ATGTTCGTTCGCACCGCTGCCGACACGTCCTCGCGGCTTCATTCGCTCCGCGAGCTAGGGTTAAACACCGATTCAAATCCGATCATCAGTCTAAACGAGTTTACCTATAAGAAGGGCTCCGAAGTCTACGGCGAAAAGGAGCCGGCAGAGTACGTCTATCAGGTGAAGAAGGGCGCTGTGCGGAGCTACAAGCTGCTGTCGGACGGCCGACGCCAGATCGGCGCATTTCATCTTGCGGGCGACATCTTCGGGCTGGAAAACGGCAGTGCGCACAGGTTCACGACGGAAGCGATCGTCGATACCACGGTTCGCCTGGTGAGGCGCCAAAGCCTCGAGCTGGTCGCGCAGGACGACGCCGTGGTGGCTCGTAACCTGCTGAGCATGACCACGACCAACCTTCAGCATGCGGAAGACCACATGCTGCTGCTCGGCCGCAAGACGTCGCTGGAGCGGGTCGCAGCCTTCCTGATCGAGATGGACAAGCGGCTGACGGCCGCCGGGATCATGGCGCTGCCGATGTCGCGGCGTGATATCGCCGACTATCTCGGACTAACGCTGGAAACCGTCTCCCGCGCACTATCGCGGTTGCATGAGCTCGGTATCCTCGGCTTCATCGGAAACACTCAGCGCCAGATCGTGCTTCTGGACAGGCTGAAGCTCGCTAGCCTCGATCTCCAGAACTAG
- a CDS encoding response regulator transcription factor → MSGFVYVVDDDASFRTAIQRRLKLAGYEVVTYASAQQLLDDPPGSDHPGCILLDVQLPGLSGPELQSSLVQRRSPLPIVFLTGHADTATTVRAIKAGAEDVLTKPVSSEQLIDAIERAMAQQEVARSQQSKLDSLRSRLRSLSRRERQVFDLIVRGKINKQIAYELGTTERTVKAHRHQVMTKMQVLSFAELVSTAERLGLLDSAKV, encoded by the coding sequence TTGTCCGGCTTCGTATATGTCGTGGACGACGACGCATCCTTTCGGACGGCGATACAGCGTCGGCTCAAACTGGCTGGGTATGAAGTTGTGACCTACGCGTCCGCCCAGCAGTTACTGGATGATCCGCCAGGGTCCGACCACCCGGGATGTATCTTGCTTGATGTGCAGCTTCCTGGCCTGAGCGGGCCGGAGTTGCAAAGCTCGCTCGTCCAACGCCGTTCGCCGCTGCCGATCGTCTTCCTGACCGGACATGCCGATACCGCGACGACGGTTCGTGCAATCAAGGCCGGCGCGGAGGATGTCCTTACCAAGCCGGTATCGTCCGAGCAGTTGATCGATGCGATTGAGCGGGCAATGGCTCAACAGGAGGTGGCGCGGAGCCAACAGAGCAAGCTCGATTCGCTACGTTCTCGCTTGAGGTCTCTATCGCGGCGCGAACGACAGGTGTTCGACCTGATCGTACGTGGTAAAATCAACAAGCAGATCGCCTATGAGCTCGGAACGACCGAACGCACAGTGAAGGCGCACCGCCACCAAGTGATGACAAAGATGCAGGTACTATCGTTTGCCGAATTGGTTTCCACTGCCGAGCGGCTCGGCCTTCTGGATTCGGCAAAGGTGTAA
- a CDS encoding response regulator, giving the protein MFARKPIYVVDDDLSMRRSLERLLRKHGFDAVAFDSAAALLRYGCIEEACCIVLDINLNGESGISLRRRLASECASVPVIYITGNDCQANQAAAIQSGCAAYLAKPFAASSLIDSIERACADHG; this is encoded by the coding sequence TTGTTTGCACGTAAGCCGATTTACGTCGTGGATGATGATTTATCAATGCGCCGAAGCTTGGAGCGGCTGCTTCGAAAGCACGGCTTTGATGCTGTTGCCTTTGATTCCGCCGCTGCGCTGCTTAGGTATGGCTGCATCGAAGAGGCGTGCTGCATCGTTCTGGATATCAATCTGAACGGAGAGTCGGGTATCTCACTCCGCCGCAGGCTCGCGAGCGAATGTGCCAGTGTCCCCGTCATCTACATTACCGGCAACGACTGCCAGGCAAATCAGGCTGCCGCGATTCAGTCCGGGTGCGCCGCCTATCTGGCCAAGCCCTTCGCAGCAAGCTCACTCATCGATTCCATCGAACGCGCCTGCGCCGACCATGGCTGA
- a CDS encoding invasion associated locus B family protein, with product MIDPTSIPSPGGTLVWLSMLFAAALAGPASAQNAAAPKPAPEAKSAEIAPRGQREAKDITYGDWRKLCVKPGGAPMLCRTSITGKFATGQMAVRVDLIERDGDRTARLQVFVPVGMYLQRPAKLTVDQGNSRSLPYTWCLSNTCIAADAADPRFIEDMEAGKTLVLEVTDSNLLSLTTSLPLAKFGSVHNGAPAQTLEQDIEE from the coding sequence ATGATCGACCCAACATCAATACCTTCGCCGGGCGGTACGCTCGTCTGGCTGTCGATGTTGTTCGCGGCGGCTCTTGCCGGACCAGCTTCGGCGCAGAATGCAGCCGCGCCCAAGCCGGCTCCAGAGGCGAAGTCCGCCGAAATCGCGCCTCGCGGACAGCGCGAAGCCAAGGACATCACCTATGGCGACTGGCGGAAGCTTTGCGTCAAGCCCGGCGGTGCGCCGATGCTGTGCCGAACCTCGATCACCGGCAAGTTTGCAACGGGCCAGATGGCGGTGCGCGTGGACCTGATCGAGCGCGACGGCGACCGCACTGCCCGGCTGCAAGTGTTTGTCCCCGTCGGGATGTATCTGCAACGGCCTGCCAAGCTGACCGTCGATCAGGGAAATTCCAGATCGTTGCCCTACACCTGGTGCCTGAGCAATACCTGTATCGCCGCCGACGCTGCCGATCCCAGGTTCATCGAGGACATGGAAGCCGGCAAGACTCTGGTGCTTGAGGTCACCGATTCCAACCTTTTGTCTCTGACAACATCGCTGCCGCTGGCGAAGTTTGGTTCGGTTCACAACGGCGCGCCCGCACAGACCCTGGAGCAGGACATCGAGGAATGA
- a CDS encoding S9 family peptidase: protein MSILAGLLAPVRADDNVRIQEEVWALPLPLPMLAYVVRPVGDGPFPLAIMNHGVSLKPVDRSFFPLVEFRDAAKWFAKRGYLVVAPVGTGYGAAAIDMPEHGLYGPFFSKVGNCTNPNFHDAGRAVAQVDLWIIDYMVAEKRVLPKDVIVIGQSAGGWASIALSSANPPQVKAIITFAAGRGGRVDGKPNNNCAPDKLVEATADFGRTSRVPMLWFYIENDTFFGPALSKRMHEAFTAAGGRAEYHLMPPFGSEGHFFIGSPDTIPMWSPLVERFLDAQK, encoded by the coding sequence TTGAGCATCCTGGCCGGCCTTCTTGCTCCTGTACGCGCCGACGACAATGTTCGGATTCAGGAAGAGGTCTGGGCTCTGCCGCTACCGCTGCCGATGCTCGCCTATGTGGTGCGGCCCGTCGGCGACGGCCCCTTCCCGCTGGCGATCATGAACCACGGCGTGTCGCTCAAGCCCGTCGATCGCAGCTTCTTCCCGCTGGTGGAGTTCCGGGACGCCGCGAAGTGGTTTGCCAAACGCGGCTACCTCGTGGTGGCGCCCGTCGGCACCGGATATGGCGCAGCGGCCATCGACATGCCCGAGCATGGTCTCTACGGGCCATTCTTCTCCAAGGTCGGAAACTGCACCAATCCGAACTTCCACGACGCCGGGCGTGCGGTGGCGCAGGTCGATCTCTGGATCATCGACTACATGGTGGCCGAGAAACGCGTTCTGCCGAAGGATGTAATCGTCATTGGACAGTCCGCGGGCGGCTGGGCTTCCATTGCGCTCTCGAGCGCAAACCCGCCGCAGGTCAAGGCAATCATCACCTTCGCGGCTGGACGCGGCGGCCGTGTTGACGGCAAACCCAACAACAATTGCGCACCGGACAAGCTGGTCGAAGCGACTGCCGATTTCGGCCGGACCTCGCGAGTGCCAATGCTGTGGTTCTATATCGAGAATGACACGTTCTTCGGCCCTGCCCTATCGAAGCGCATGCATGAGGCCTTCACCGCGGCCGGCGGCAGGGCCGAATATCATCTGATGCCGCCCTTCGGCAGCGAAGGACACTTCTTCATCGGCTCGCCCGACACGATCCCGATGTGGTCACCGCTCGTCGAACGATTTCTTGACGCGCAGAAATAG
- the aspT gene encoding aspartate-alanine antiporter gives MSTVRWIISAAPEIFLLLSVALGTILGRVRIRGFSIGTTACTLIVAVLIGQLGTFTFPSLLRVILFSLFVFTIGYRSGPEFFASLSIRTLAQVALALVLGGTGLVIVLIFAHVFALGPGTASGLAAGALTQSSVIGTASGALAQLGLSKELLQQQDANIAAGYAVTYVLGYILTLLYVPFVAPKLMGIDLKAEAAKLEAELSGGNPPQTENLHYRKFQARAYRVSAAAGRTVGAVEDEIGSRSVIERIVRRGADVEPHRDTVLEASDDIVIAGRTAAIVAAKPIVGTEIDANEILKALPGNVVDVLVDNRKLHGRSVKDMADRIGDAARGVFLRTLTRMGREVPLSADTRVYVGDVMTLVGSTRNIERAASQVGQILRSEDRTDIAFLAAGIAVGLLAGLASVKIGSVPLTLGGGGGALIAGLFCGWLRSRRPTMGAMPPAAQQTLSDLGLGGFIAAIGLGNGHAAWVAIQSHGMLLVGMGLVVTLVPLIVTTLFAHRVLRMNPVIICGALAGAMTVDAAVTGACDVAESQTPVLGVAVPYAVGNVVLTVLGPIIVASTFAG, from the coding sequence ATGAGCACGGTCAGATGGATCATCTCCGCCGCGCCGGAAATCTTCCTGCTGCTGTCAGTCGCGCTCGGGACGATTCTTGGCCGCGTCCGGATCCGCGGCTTTTCGATCGGCACCACGGCGTGCACGCTCATCGTTGCCGTCCTGATCGGGCAGCTCGGCACCTTCACGTTTCCGTCCCTGCTCAGGGTCATTCTCTTCAGCCTGTTCGTGTTCACGATCGGCTACCGGTCCGGACCCGAGTTCTTTGCCTCGCTGAGCATCCGGACCCTGGCTCAGGTCGCGCTCGCGCTCGTGCTTGGTGGTACCGGCCTCGTCATCGTTCTCATATTTGCCCATGTGTTCGCGCTCGGTCCCGGCACCGCTTCCGGTCTTGCTGCGGGAGCCCTGACACAGTCGTCGGTCATCGGCACCGCATCTGGCGCACTAGCCCAGCTCGGACTGTCCAAAGAGTTGCTGCAGCAGCAGGACGCCAATATCGCGGCCGGCTACGCCGTCACCTACGTGCTCGGCTATATCCTTACGCTCCTGTACGTGCCGTTTGTCGCGCCGAAATTGATGGGGATCGATTTGAAAGCGGAAGCTGCAAAGCTCGAGGCGGAGCTTTCGGGCGGCAACCCGCCACAAACTGAGAATCTGCATTATCGAAAATTCCAGGCCCGCGCGTACCGGGTGTCGGCCGCGGCCGGCCGAACCGTCGGCGCCGTCGAAGACGAGATCGGCAGCCGGAGCGTGATCGAGCGGATCGTACGGCGGGGAGCTGACGTCGAGCCGCATCGCGACACGGTGCTTGAAGCGAGCGACGACATCGTCATCGCGGGTCGCACGGCGGCCATTGTCGCCGCAAAGCCGATTGTTGGCACTGAAATCGACGCCAATGAGATCCTGAAGGCTCTTCCAGGCAATGTGGTCGACGTCCTCGTTGACAATCGCAAGCTCCACGGCCGCTCCGTCAAGGACATGGCCGACCGCATCGGCGACGCCGCGCGCGGCGTGTTCCTGCGCACCTTGACGCGGATGGGACGCGAGGTCCCCCTGAGCGCCGATACCCGCGTCTATGTCGGTGACGTCATGACGCTGGTCGGCAGCACCCGCAACATCGAGCGCGCCGCCTCGCAGGTTGGACAGATTCTCCGCTCCGAAGACCGTACCGACATTGCATTCCTTGCCGCAGGCATCGCCGTGGGTCTGCTCGCCGGTCTCGCAAGCGTCAAGATCGGGTCGGTGCCCCTGACGTTGGGCGGTGGCGGTGGCGCCCTGATTGCGGGGCTCTTCTGCGGCTGGCTCCGCTCGCGCCGGCCGACGATGGGTGCAATGCCGCCCGCCGCGCAGCAAACGCTGAGCGACCTCGGGCTCGGCGGCTTTATCGCCGCGATCGGGCTCGGGAACGGCCACGCGGCCTGGGTCGCAATCCAATCGCACGGCATGCTGCTGGTGGGCATGGGCCTGGTGGTCACGCTGGTGCCGCTGATCGTGACGACCCTGTTTGCCCATCGCGTGCTCCGCATGAACCCCGTGATCATCTGCGGCGCCCTGGCCGGGGCCATGACGGTCGACGCAGCCGTGACGGGCGCCTGTGATGTTGCAGAAAGCCAGACGCCGGTGCTCGGCGTCGCCGTGCCTTACGCTGTCGGCAATGTCGTCCTGACCGTGCTTGGTCCCATCATCGTGGCCAGCACTTTCGCCGGCTGA
- a CDS encoding YoaK family protein → MSTMDTAAASSIRRDETVPIALLLAFTGGYLDAYTWIMHGVMANAQTANLVLLWVYGSIGDWTKALHFVPPILAFAIGIVVASWLRRAARERASAISTLVEILLLVTIAVLHNRLPDLAGTLGISFVAAVQSAVFTRVEGVLYSSVMITGNMRQAIEGMFAVASRNGSLRSPGIFAVLCITFGLGAALGAFATKQIPNLALGVPVIALLVVLLRCESPGDETSP, encoded by the coding sequence ATGAGCACGATGGATACCGCCGCTGCTTCGTCGATACGCCGCGACGAAACGGTGCCAATCGCGCTGTTGCTGGCCTTCACCGGCGGCTATCTCGACGCCTATACGTGGATCATGCACGGCGTCATGGCTAACGCCCAGACTGCTAATCTCGTGCTGCTGTGGGTCTATGGATCGATCGGCGACTGGACGAAAGCGCTCCACTTCGTCCCACCGATCCTTGCGTTCGCGATCGGCATCGTCGTCGCGTCATGGCTGCGCCGGGCGGCGCGAGAGCGCGCCAGTGCCATCAGCACGCTGGTCGAAATCCTCCTGCTGGTCACTATCGCCGTCCTGCACAACCGCTTGCCGGATCTCGCGGGAACACTCGGCATTTCCTTTGTCGCCGCCGTACAGAGCGCGGTCTTCACGAGGGTTGAGGGCGTGCTCTACAGCTCCGTCATGATCACGGGCAACATGCGGCAGGCGATTGAAGGTATGTTCGCTGTGGCCTCCCGGAATGGCTCGCTACGGTCGCCGGGCATTTTCGCTGTCTTGTGCATCACGTTCGGCCTCGGCGCAGCACTTGGCGCCTTCGCGACCAAGCAAATCCCGAATTTGGCGCTCGGTGTCCCCGTGATCGCGCTCCTGGTTGTGCTGCTGCGTTGCGAAAGTCCAGGCGACGAGACCAGCCCATGA
- a CDS encoding SulP family inorganic anion transporter, producing MTSSDHRSRWTFLFPPTTWLAQYRSAWLRSDAIAGITLAAYAIPVSLAYATLAGLPPQIGIYGYMLGGIGYALLGSSRQLAVGPTSAISLMIAATVGALAGGDAAKYAEIASLAACAVALLCLIAWLFKLSVLVRLVSDSILVGFKAGAGLTIMMSQLPSLFGVAGGGHNFFDRAIKLAGQLDGINWLVLAIGAVALLFLLVGERRLPGKPVGLTIMALSIMLATLLGFPSLGVPVTGKIPEGLPAFGLPSFGLLEPDELFPLAAGCVLLAYIEGVSAARSFAAKHGYALDVRQEFLGLGAANLVTAFGHGYPVAGGLSQSAVNDNAGARTPLALVICSVMLALCLLFFTGLLTNLPKAVLAAIVFAAVYRLVDIRALVRMWQVSRIDFYAAAIALVSVLLLGILQGVLLAAVASIMLLLARASRPNVAFLGRLPGTGRYSDKARHEGVEPLVGIIAFRPEASLLYINAETILETVLGTLPLSLGVKLVVCDLSASPYIDLAGARMLHDLYDELASRNITFRIVGAHAQLRDLLRAEGLAEKTDSAAWLRSVDSVLGGSTTRQSSDPNP from the coding sequence ATGACCTCATCTGACCACAGATCGCGTTGGACCTTTCTGTTTCCGCCCACAACCTGGCTGGCGCAATATCGCAGTGCCTGGCTGCGTTCGGACGCAATCGCCGGAATCACCCTCGCGGCTTATGCGATCCCCGTGTCACTGGCCTATGCGACGCTGGCGGGCCTGCCGCCCCAGATCGGCATCTATGGCTACATGCTGGGCGGCATCGGCTATGCGCTGCTCGGGTCGTCGCGCCAGCTTGCGGTCGGTCCGACCTCAGCGATCTCGTTGATGATTGCGGCCACCGTCGGAGCGCTGGCCGGCGGAGACGCGGCGAAATACGCCGAGATCGCAAGCCTGGCGGCGTGCGCGGTGGCGCTGCTGTGCCTGATCGCATGGTTGTTCAAGCTCAGCGTTCTCGTCCGCCTGGTGAGCGACAGCATCCTGGTCGGCTTCAAGGCCGGCGCGGGACTTACCATCATGATGAGCCAGTTGCCGAGCCTATTCGGCGTCGCCGGAGGCGGTCACAATTTCTTCGATCGCGCCATCAAGCTCGCCGGCCAGCTCGACGGCATCAATTGGCTGGTTCTGGCGATCGGAGCCGTCGCGCTCTTGTTTCTACTGGTGGGGGAGCGGCGGCTGCCGGGAAAGCCGGTCGGGCTCACAATCATGGCGCTATCGATCATGCTGGCGACACTGCTTGGGTTTCCGTCGCTTGGCGTCCCGGTGACCGGCAAAATTCCGGAGGGATTGCCGGCGTTTGGATTACCCAGCTTTGGTCTGTTGGAGCCCGACGAGCTCTTCCCGCTGGCTGCGGGATGCGTGCTGCTGGCCTATATCGAAGGCGTCTCCGCCGCCCGCAGCTTTGCTGCCAAGCACGGCTATGCCCTCGATGTCCGGCAGGAGTTCTTGGGGCTGGGCGCGGCGAACCTGGTCACCGCCTTCGGCCACGGCTATCCTGTGGCCGGCGGGCTGTCGCAATCTGCGGTCAACGACAATGCCGGAGCGCGGACGCCGCTGGCCCTGGTGATCTGCTCGGTGATGCTTGCGCTGTGCCTGCTGTTCTTCACGGGGCTTTTGACGAACCTGCCCAAGGCGGTGCTTGCGGCGATCGTCTTTGCCGCCGTCTACAGGCTGGTGGATATCCGCGCGCTGGTTCGGATGTGGCAAGTCAGCCGCATCGATTTCTATGCCGCGGCGATTGCGTTGGTCTCGGTGCTGCTGCTCGGGATATTGCAAGGTGTCCTGCTGGCGGCCGTCGCATCGATCATGCTGCTGCTGGCGCGGGCATCGCGTCCGAATGTGGCGTTCCTTGGTCGGCTCCCCGGTACCGGCCGCTACTCCGATAAGGCGAGGCATGAAGGCGTCGAGCCATTGGTCGGTATCATCGCGTTTCGACCCGAAGCCTCGCTGCTCTACATCAATGCTGAAACGATCCTGGAAACAGTGTTGGGCACCTTGCCGCTATCGCTCGGCGTCAAGCTGGTTGTCTGCGATCTGTCGGCATCGCCTTACATCGATCTGGCCGGCGCGCGCATGTTGCATGATCTCTATGACGAGCTCGCCTCCCGAAATATCACCTTCCGCATCGTCGGCGCGCACGCGCAGTTGCGCGATCTGCTGCGGGCTGAAGGGCTGGCGGAAAAGACCGACAGCGCGGCGTGGCTTCGTTCGGTCGACAGCGTGCTCGGGGGAAGCACGACCCGACAATCATCTGATCCCAATCCATAG